From Temnothorax longispinosus isolate EJ_2023e chromosome 3, Tlon_JGU_v1, whole genome shotgun sequence, one genomic window encodes:
- the LOC139809451 gene encoding small integral membrane protein 14 isoform X1 codes for MRFHSKEFRPSDDARITARQDSARGLPPATMSDEGFDPCECMWNYMSVQHLLSILRQSQDYCSDTECFSISRLPGPQTNVRESSDFLFTCLMIGFMVLLYAFRPSLRRSTRNIIKSSNEPGSHEDGPPSPPTMN; via the exons ATGAGGTTTCACTCGAAAGAATTCCGTCCATCTGATGACGCTCGAATAACCGCG CGGCAAGATTCTGCGAGAGGTCTTCCACCCGCCACGATGAGCGACGAAGGATTCGACCCGTGCGAGTGCATGTGGAATTACATGTCCGTGCAACATCTACTTTCTATC TTACGACAATCACAGGATTATTGTTCGGACACCGAGTGCTTCAGCATATCGAGAC TTCCAGGACCGCAGACGAACGTTCGGGAATCTTCAGATTTCCTCTTCACTTGCTTAATGATTGGCTTTATGGTTCTCCTGTACGCATTTAGACCATCTTTGCGACGATCGACCAGGAACATTATCAAGAGCAGCAACGAGCCC GGTTCACACGAGGATGGTCCGCCTTCGCCGCCGACGATGAATTAA
- the LOC139809451 gene encoding small integral membrane protein 14 isoform X2, giving the protein MSDEGFDPCECMWNYMSVQHLLSILRQSQDYCSDTECFSISRLPGPQTNVRESSDFLFTCLMIGFMVLLYAFRPSLRRSTRNIIKSSNEPGSHEDGPPSPPTMN; this is encoded by the exons ATGAGCGACGAAGGATTCGACCCGTGCGAGTGCATGTGGAATTACATGTCCGTGCAACATCTACTTTCTATC TTACGACAATCACAGGATTATTGTTCGGACACCGAGTGCTTCAGCATATCGAGAC TTCCAGGACCGCAGACGAACGTTCGGGAATCTTCAGATTTCCTCTTCACTTGCTTAATGATTGGCTTTATGGTTCTCCTGTACGCATTTAGACCATCTTTGCGACGATCGACCAGGAACATTATCAAGAGCAGCAACGAGCCC GGTTCACACGAGGATGGTCCGCCTTCGCCGCCGACGATGAATTAA